The genomic window TCAATTCTCCCTTCTTACCAATCAAGCGGATAACGATATTAAAGAATAATGACATCAAGAGTAAGATCAGAGCCAATGACCAAAGAACATTATTTTCAACAGTTCCCATGATCGTATTCCCGATACCCATTGTCAAGATCGATGTCAGCGTCGCAGCTGGTGTTGTAAAGCCTGTTGGCATCAATGCAGCATTACCGATAACCATTTGGATCGCCAAGGCTTCACCGAAGGCACGAGCCATCCCGAAAACGATCGCTGTCAAGATTCCTGGAACTGCCGCACGTAAAACTACTTTATACGTTGTTTGCCATCTTGTCGCTCCCAATGCAAGCGAAGCTTCACGATAATGTCTTGGAACAGCTTTTAATGCATCGACAGTCATTGTCGTAACTGTCGGTAAGATCATGACGAACAAGACAAATGTTCCGGCTAAAATACCAAAACCAGTTCCACCGAAAATGCCACGGATAAATGGAACGATGACTGATAGACCGATAAAACCATAAACAACTGAAGGAATCCCTACAAGTAGCTCAATGACCGGTTGTAAAATCTTTGTTCCGTTTTTGGGTGAAATTTCCGTCATAAAAACGGCTGCACCGATCGCAAACGGTGTTGCAATGATAGCAGATAAAAAAGTGACGATAAACGAGCCCGCGATCATCGGTAGGGCTCCAACCATTGGTTTGCCATCCGGCCCTAACGCACTCGGATTCCAATTTGTTCCAAACAAGAAATCAAAGATATTGATTTTATCAACAAAAAAGGTCGCTAACCCTTTGCTGGCAACAAAATAAAATATTGCTAAAACAACCACTACGATCAACGCAATACATAAAAAGCTGATAAACTTTCCACGTTGTTCCATTTTCGAGCGCTTGGATTTAGTTACTAGTGCTTTTTTTACATCTTCCACAGATGATTCCTCCTTGGTCCTTTAACATACCTATACAGTCTACTAAGCGAATATCAATTTGATTTTAATAACATGTAAATTTTTTGCTAACTTTGTAAATTTTGTGTAAAGATGGTTAATTCACCACATTACCTTCCCAATCGCGTTCAACTTCCATTCTCGAAACCGGAATATAGCCTAGATCACCGACAATATTGTTTTGTACTTCATCAGACAAGATGTAAGCTAAGAAGTCTTTCGTCAATTGACTTGTTTCTTTTCGTGTATACATATGTTCATATGCCCAGATCGTCCAATCATTTGTCGTTACATTCTCTTCAGTTGGTTCCACACCGTCGATTTTCAATGTATCTACATCTTTTGATACATAAGAAAAGGCCACGTAGCTGATTGCTCCTGGTGTATCAGCAACGATTTGACGAACCATTCCACTAGAATCTTGTTCTTGTGAACGAATCGCTGTCTCGCCGTCTAAGACCCATTTTTCAAAAGTAGCTCTAGTTCCACTGCCTGCTGCGCGGTTCAAGATGACGATGGGCTGATCTTTCCCACCTAATTGTTTCCAGTTCGTTAGTTCACCAGTAAAAACTTTTCTCAAATCTTCCATTGAAATGTTTTCGATACCGACTTCTTTATTGACGATCGGTGTGATACCGACAACTGCCACTCGATGGTCGATCAATGCAGCTGCATCGATTCCTGATTTCTCTTCTGCAAACAAATCAGAATTCCCGATCTCCACAGCTCCTGATTGGACTTGAGATAAACCAGTCCCGCTTCCTCCACCTTGTACATTGATAAATTTACCAGGATTTTCTGACTGGTAAGTTTCAGCAACCGTCTCCACTAAAGGCTGTAAAGCGGATGATCCGACCGCTGTGATTGATTCTCCTTGATCGACTAGGTTTGAACACCCAGACATTGTTATGGCTAGTACAATCATTGGTAATAATAAACGTAATTTTTTCATTAGAAATCTCCTTCAATCCTAAAGTAAATCCATTTTAACATTTTCATTATTACTTGAAAATCAATTGATTTTATTAAATAACAAATAATTTAATATAATTGAAAAAAATACTATCTCAATAAATTTTTCTATGCTATACTGGCATTGAAATGTGTCTCTGTACCAAGCAAGCATTAACTTATTTCTTGCTTTCCCCAAAAAACAAGAAATACCCCAAAAGTTAATTCCCGCTCTTGCGAGACGCTTTCTCCATTTCTTGTAATGAACTACAGAAATGGCCCCGATAGAAAAGGACATGAAAATCTACTCTAACGAGTCTATTTCATGTCCTTTTTTGTTCACTTTTTTACAAGAGTGGGGAGACAAGACGAGCCAAGCCCTCTTTTAGCTTGATCACCAAACCTCGTGCCTCATAGCGTTCTTTTGTCAGGCGCTCAGAAACTTTCGCATCCTCAAAAAAAGCACCGCGAACTTGCGTGGAGAGTCGTTCATCATAGATCAATGTATTCACTTCAAAGTCTAGACGGAAAGAACGCACGTCGATATTTGCAGATCCTACGGAAACGATGCCGCTATCGATGATCATTGTTTTCGCATGGATAAAACCATTTTCATAGGTTTCGATGATTGCACCATATTCAATCAGTTCTGCAGCAAAAGAATATGTTGCCCAATAGACTAATGGATGATCTGGTTTGTTAGGAATCTGTAAATGGACTTTCACGCCCGACAATAAAGCCAATTTCAAGGCTTCATGAATCGATTCATCTGGAATATAATACGGTGTTTGGATCAAAATCTCTCGTTTAGCAAGTGAGATCATTTTAAGGTACGTCATTTTGATCTGTTCATGTTCTGAGTCTGGACCACTGGTTACGACTTGTAAAGCAATCTCCCCGCCTGAAGCAATGCTTGGGAAATAGCGTGCCGCATAGTTTACTTCTTTTGTATGTTGGGAATTCCAGTCCATCAAGAAACGGTTTTGTAACGCATAGACTCCTTCACCATAGATCCGTAGGTGATTATCTCGCCAATAACCAAATTTTTGTACGAGTCCCAAATACTCATTTCCGACGTTGAATCCACCGGTATAACCAATCTGTCCATCGATCACTACGATTTTTCGGTGATTGCGATAATTGATCCGCGGGTTCAAATAAGGAACAAAAAGCGGGAAAAAGAAAGCCACTTCTCCGCCAGCTTCCTTTAACTCATGGAAGAACTTAGATGAAACTTCTGTTGATCCCCACGCATCTAACAAGACCCTCACTTGGACGCCTCTTTTTGCAGCCGCAGTCAATGCTTGGCATACTTCAACGCCTAAGCTATCACTACGATAGATATAATACTGTAAATGGATGTGATCGGTCGCTTGATCGATATCCTCGATCAGACGGTCAAATTTCTCACGACCATCGGTAAATAATGTGACATCATTACTTGTGGTGTACAAGGTGCTTTCACCAACAGTCAACATGTAGATCAACTGTTTTACATCAACTTGTCCAGTAGGCGGGTGCGGGTAAAGCCCGCGCATCAATGCCTGCCGATCCTCTTCGATCTCTAAGTTCTTCCCGATCTTTCCTTGGATCTTCAAATCAAAAATCTTATCTTTTGAAATGCCTCGCCCAAAGAATATGTAAAGGAAAAAACCAAGGATCGGGATAAAAGTCAACACCAGCAACCATGCCCACGTCTGAGCAGTCTCTTTTCTTTCTGTAAATACGATTACTAGAGATAATAGTGTATTCGTAAG from Enterococcus sp. DIV1094 includes these protein-coding regions:
- the pstC gene encoding phosphate ABC transporter permease subunit PstC — translated: MEDVKKALVTKSKRSKMEQRGKFISFLCIALIVVVVLAIFYFVASKGLATFFVDKINIFDFLFGTNWNPSALGPDGKPMVGALPMIAGSFIVTFLSAIIATPFAIGAAVFMTEISPKNGTKILQPVIELLVGIPSVVYGFIGLSVIVPFIRGIFGGTGFGILAGTFVLFVMILPTVTTMTVDALKAVPRHYREASLALGATRWQTTYKVVLRAAVPGILTAIVFGMARAFGEALAIQMVIGNAALMPTGFTTPAATLTSILTMGIGNTIMGTVENNVLWSLALILLLMSLFFNIVIRLIGKKGELK
- a CDS encoding phosphate ABC transporter substrate-binding protein PstS, with translation MKKLRLLLPMIVLAITMSGCSNLVDQGESITAVGSSALQPLVETVAETYQSENPGKFINVQGGGSGTGLSQVQSGAVEIGNSDLFAEEKSGIDAAALIDHRVAVVGITPIVNKEVGIENISMEDLRKVFTGELTNWKQLGGKDQPIVILNRAAGSGTRATFEKWVLDGETAIRSQEQDSSGMVRQIVADTPGAISYVAFSYVSKDVDTLKIDGVEPTEENVTTNDWTIWAYEHMYTRKETSQLTKDFLAYILSDEVQNNIVGDLGYIPVSRMEVERDWEGNVVN
- the cls gene encoding cardiolipin synthase, encoding MDIIFDNFSTILLLTNTLLSLVIVFTERKETAQTWAWLLVLTFIPILGFFLYIFFGRGISKDKIFDLKIQGKIGKNLEIEEDRQALMRGLYPHPPTGQVDVKQLIYMLTVGESTLYTTSNDVTLFTDGREKFDRLIEDIDQATDHIHLQYYIYRSDSLGVEVCQALTAAAKRGVQVRVLLDAWGSTEVSSKFFHELKEAGGEVAFFFPLFVPYLNPRINYRNHRKIVVIDGQIGYTGGFNVGNEYLGLVQKFGYWRDNHLRIYGEGVYALQNRFLMDWNSQHTKEVNYAARYFPSIASGGEIALQVVTSGPDSEHEQIKMTYLKMISLAKREILIQTPYYIPDESIHEALKLALLSGVKVHLQIPNKPDHPLVYWATYSFAAELIEYGAIIETYENGFIHAKTMIIDSGIVSVGSANIDVRSFRLDFEVNTLIYDERLSTQVRGAFFEDAKVSERLTKERYEARGLVIKLKEGLARLVSPLL